The sequence AGATTTGTTATTGTTGAAGCTCATTGATGTGCAGGGACATGTTAAAACACTTGTTTTCATGAATGCCCTAGTTATTAGAAGTCACGGATCCAAATAAGAAAACTTTCTTAAACTACCATAAATGACGCCATCTCTGTCATGGAGTAGTGGATAAAAATTTTAACAGATCGATGCACCATGGAACAGATATTGCACTAAGATTTCGTAAGTAGGTCTTGTGAATGCCTAGCAAAAGCACTTGACTGGCAAACGATGGTCAGAAAAATACCATCATAAATTTAGTTGATATTTCGCACAAGATTGAATGATAAAGACAGATATAATGCCTCAAGCTCTACAGTCCAAAGTAAGTAACAATCTGATTTTTTTATGTTGTGTACTTCGCAATTACTAGTTTCCCTTTTTGTAGCGTGATACATTTAATCATAGGTGACCACTTCAGACTAAATTATAGAATGGTAATAACTATGGAAACCAATATTTTATCTAATAACTGTTAGgcatttaattaaaaatgtgtaaggCAGACACACCATGATTCTATTGCACCTGGTGCATACTTACAAGATACACTAATAAAATAGATAAACCCACAACAGTGACGGAGTATGCTTAAACAACTATTGATAATATCATAACGATAATACTTAAATACTAACATGGCACTCGAACAGTAAACTCCACAGTAGCAGAGTGTTTTGAATTCATTATGTACATTAATAGCAAGGCTGATGGAACTCAGCACACTCAAACTTCAAGAATCTCACATTTCACTACATATCACTTTGCTATATTTTTGTGTCTCGTAATAACCACAATAATGCAATTGTAGAATTTCTGTAACATACAAAGGCACGTTGGCATTCTTTTCTTGGTAGACAGTATCCATGCCATAACGTTGGACAGCTGGATAGAAATGGTAGAACTCTACATAATCATGCCACCTGACATCATTCTGCTCGAAGGAAATTACTTACATTTGAGTTATATGTTGATTACAGTTGAAGTTGGCATTATTATAAGCTTTTTATCGTTCCAGCAAATTATTGTAGCACTGTAACAATACTCACGACACATTTAATAGATGTGAGTCCTATAATTATTATGATTACACTGGTGTTGCTGTTCTGATACTAAGCACGTCTAAGGCTGACTCCTAAGGCAGCTCTGCAGTCAGACGTAACTTTTACAACATAGTCATAACAATCGAGACATGCATGAGAGTTGCTGCTCTTGAACCTCATATGAGACTAGTTATAGTAACACTAGTATTCACTAGTATGCACCTGCAGGTATAGTTTGAGACCTTTCCTGTGTGAAGAGGTGAGTGCTTCTCAAGTCTGCAACTGCTTGTAATTCCCTTTATTCACACACCATAACTATATAGTGATTGCCTATCATGAAGAAGTAGATGTTTCGTCAAGCTGCTGttaagtttgtatttcttttcacaaAATGCTGCATTTCTATAGTCTGTTCCAGAATGCAGCCACAAGTTCTCCCTGACGTTCCTCCTCTGCATAAATGTTTTTACACTCATAGACATTAAATATTTACAGCTGTTCACCGATGTAGAGTCGTGAATGTTGTATTTGTTCAGCCTGGTGCCTAAATGACTTTCCACCCAAATCACAAGTTTAGGGCTGTTCACCACTGTCTAGCCTTCAGTACTGCTTTGGACTACCATTTTGTGTGAATGTCTTGTTGCATACTACACAGCTTTAGAGGCGTTTACCAGGGTGGACCTTCGAATGTTGCTTCAGATGATAATTTAGCCTAAATGTCTTGTTGCACACACCACAGCGGTAGGGGCGTGCACCAGTGTGCAGCTGTGAGTGTCGCTTCAGATGACCATTTAGCTTGAAACTCTTGTTGCAAAAGCCACAGGTGTATGGGCGTTCACCAGAGTGCAGCTGATAATGCTGCATTAAGTTACTCTTAAATGCAAATGACTTGTTGCATACGCTACAGTGGTAAGGGCGTTCACCTGTGTGGAGGTTTGAATGTATCTTCAGACTACTATTCTGGGTGAATGTCTTATTGCACACGCCACAGCGGTAAGGGCGTTCACCAGTGTGCACCTGTGAGTGTCGCTTCAGATGACAACTTAGCTTGAAGCTCTTGTGGCACACGCCACAGGTGTAGGGGCGTTCACCAGTGTGTAGCATAGAGCGGTGGATCAAGTAACTGTGAAATGAGAATGACTTGTCACAAACGCCACAGCGGTAGGGGCGTTCATCAGAGTGGATCTTTGAATGTAACTTCAGGCTACTATCCCGTGTAAATGACTTGTTGCAAACGCCACAGCTGTAGGGGCGTTCTCCACAGTGCACACGCAAGGACATCTTCACATGAGAACTGGAAGTGAGTGTTTTGTGACACACATTGCTGAAATGCAAAAAATCACGTCTCATGTGAGTGTGATCCTTCAGATCCTGCAGACGTGCAAATACCTTTTTGCAGACATAACAACTGTACCTGTACAGCAGAAGCATTGCACTAGTTTTATTCACACAGGGTGCTTCCTGCATGGTGGTGCTTTGTATCCTGTTGCCTGTTCCAGAAGCCAAGCAAACTTTAGTACGCAAACCATGTCTATCACCAGAACCATTGTCGTCCCTGATGTCAGTGAAGTTATtactggagaaaaaataaaaaatgtctcaGAATATTTTGTCATAACAGTACAAGCATGCAAATGACCATTATACTAACATATGCTAGGACACTGAAAGTGTCAAGAGATCACCATGAATGCACAGCGTATGATATACCATGCAAATCACGCTATAAATTAAGAGCACACTAGAATTAATAGTTTTAGTTTTTTTTCAAGAGGCAACAGAAAGATTTGAGCTCATATGAGACATTATTTTAAGCCCCAGAAAGTTTGAATGTTTCTAAGGGAAGCCACAGAAGATGATACATGTACGTACATCCACTAAAGCAATGTTACTACaaaaagaaacaccaaaaacaaagcCACAATCAATGCTACAGCAGACATAAAAATCTACCTGATAGGGGATCACATAACGCTGCAAACTTTTACATTCATACCTATACAGCATAAGACATGCTACCATGTGTCTAGGAGTCATTTAACTTCAGATATTCCTCTTTTTGTAGTTCCCTGATATTTTCGGACATATAAGAATCTCTTCTTACCCAGTACAATATTGCAATGGCTGTCCTATTCCGAATTACAATGtagagttcctttggacatgcataaatgtccaaaggaacaagcactgcagcgactacagccattatgaaatacgtgaaatgcatccacatttggaactatggacaaccatcagctgtataatggcacgatgacaatgaaaatttgtgctggagggAGGCGAAAGTGTACAAATGGTTGACGATATATAGAAGTTTGGTCTGGccttgagttgtgcttcggtagccaaACGGTAacgcgaccgctcgtgataagcgggaaatccgtatCTGTGTCCTAGCCTGGCACGAATTTTCACTGTCGTAATTCTGCTATACacatgatggttgtccatattcacaactgtgaattacgagtatttcatttattttattagccATCCTGAGAATTACTACTCAAAGGTTACAAAAACGAATGATCCATTTTCTTTACATTACTATAAGGGATGCTACCTTTGTCATGAAgcaatgtacaaaatattttagAAAGTGGTGGAGTACGGAATTGATGTTGCACTAACAAAAGCCTGTGCAGACCTTGCAGATGCCTgaaaaaaaactacttacatgaCACTATGTGATAAGAAAGATCCAACTAGGACGTGGTTTAAACTTAGCACAGGTAACATTTTTATAAGAAAATCGACAACTGCAGTATTCTTATATCACCTGGATGAAGTGATGTGTTGTACGACACATACAAAACAAACGAATAATGATCAGCAcctcaaaagttttatttatataatGAGTTTAGTATAGTATGCTGTTCTGAGGTTcgctttctttctttttatgtactCTGGGGTAGAAGGGATGCAGCATATCTGCAAGCCAGGATGACGATAGCActcttcacacttcacattatcTGCTTTATGAGGCAGTTTATTCCATGTTGCTGGGTCCTGCATAGAGATGTGGTGTGAACTATGGAAGAACTGCCATGTAAATCACTATGATACCATGTCACTATTTTAGCTGTTGTTCAAAAGAGAATTAAAGTCAGTTATTAAAAGATGAAATTGCATTGAAGACATGTAATAAAATGGCTCATTTGTTACAAAGTATTGCATGAGGTGTTCGACTATTGTAACGAATCGATCAGTACATTGACATTATCGAAGAATTCCTCCACATCATTTATTCGAGACCTTGTCGGTTTCGAGCAAAGAAGAAGTTGCCAAAAGAGACGAAGTCTACATTAAAAAAGACACACATAGTTATTCTGTCTTTGCAGTTCAAGCACAGTGGGTCATAATTAGTAATTAATGCTGACCAAAGATTTATTCACAAGCATATCACATGAAATAACGTGCAGAACACTTCGAGTTGGCGACCAAGTCCAGAACCAGAACATTTCTGTGCTGGAAAGCCGATAAAAATTTGATGAGAAGAAGAATATAACAGTTTTCACCATACGAAATCTTATCAaatagtgtggttgtccttagcacTGAAGGTCAACATCCACAACTAAGCAGCAGTGAAAAATTTAATTGGCAGCACAACAAACTCCGGGTAGCTGTCAAGAATCCCATTTAGGACTTTTCACTCTAGAACATCGGCAGATTCAGCCGCCAAACCGATGTACAGCAACCCAATATGTCCATCGCATAGAATCTGTCTTTCTGTCGTTATCCCAACATGGAGAGCTAAGAAAGAAAAACTGGGTGAACTGTGTAAATTACAATTAGCTTTCCTTTTGTTATAGCGGTCTTATAGTATTCAGAGAACTCTTTGGTGCGAGCTTTGGTCATTGACGTAGGAAATACGCGACAAACGTCGTATACAATGTGCCAATTGTGAGGTCATATCAGTATCTATTTCGTGAACCCAATAAAGAGAAGCGTTATGTACAAGAACGCTTGCAAGCGATATATGCATCGAATGCACTACTGTCATGGAGCAAGATACCGATTTTGTTTACACTGATCGGAACTACTACGA is a genomic window of Schistocerca gregaria isolate iqSchGreg1 chromosome 9, iqSchGreg1.2, whole genome shotgun sequence containing:
- the LOC126291563 gene encoding zinc finger protein 586-like isoform X2, whose product is METAPEQHTSSACDGVTVKQEPVESEPLVPANREIEFISVKEEPPVEAEPHTFPKQEIEYISVKQEPPSLPEWEEPEGLESAQDPLSGTAEECSPSEDFSGPSTYNIDKTENEEDEEEAECGDDEPDLKEESESINSGSEPESNNFTDIRDDNGSGDRHGLRTKVCLASGTGNRIQSTTMQEAPCVNKTSAMLLLYRYSCYVCKKVFARLQDLKDHTHMRRDFLHFSNVCHKTLTSSSHVKMSLRVHCGERPYSCGVCNKSFTRDSSLKLHSKIHSDERPYRCGVCDKSFSFHSYLIHRSMLHTGERPYTCGVCHKSFKLSCHLKRHSQVHTGERPYRCGVCNKTFTQNSSLKIHSNLHTGERPYHCSVCNKSFAFKSNLMQHYQLHSGERPYTCGFCNKSFKLNGHLKRHSQLHTGARPYRCGVCNKTFRLNYHLKQHSKVHPGKRL